The Streptomyces sp. Alt3 genome has a segment encoding these proteins:
- a CDS encoding NADP-dependent succinic semialdehyde dehydrogenase yields MPIATVNPANGKTLRTFDALDEQGTERRLAAAHSAFRRYRTTDFAERARLLNRAADLLDEDQQDIARTMTTEMGKPVKAARAEAAKCAKAMRWYAANAERLLADEHPDDTDVKDSGAVRARVRYRPLGVVLAVMPWNFPLWQVMRFAAPALMAGNTGLLKHASNVPQTALYIEDLFTRAGFPEGCFQTLLIGSGAVEAVLRDPRVAAATLTGSEPAGRAVASVAGDEVKKTVLELGGSDPFVVLPSADVEKAADTAVTARVQNNGQSCIAAKRFIVHADVYDAFAERFTAGMRALTVGDPLEESTDVGPLSSEQGRTDLEELVHDALGKGATALCGGRRPDGLDRGWFYEPTVLTGITPAMRIHREETFGPVATLYRVADLDEAVELSNDTPFGLSSNVWTRDEGEMERCVRDVEAGGVFFNGMTASHPALPFGGVKRSGYGRELAGHGIREFCNATTVWYGPGSDAR; encoded by the coding sequence ATGCCCATCGCGACGGTCAATCCCGCGAACGGCAAGACGCTCAGGACATTCGACGCTCTGGACGAGCAGGGGACCGAGCGCCGGCTCGCCGCGGCCCACAGCGCCTTCCGCCGCTACCGCACCACGGACTTCGCCGAGCGCGCCCGGCTGCTGAACCGGGCCGCCGATCTCCTCGACGAGGACCAGCAGGACATCGCCCGCACCATGACGACCGAGATGGGCAAGCCGGTCAAGGCCGCCCGTGCGGAAGCCGCCAAGTGCGCCAAGGCCATGCGCTGGTACGCGGCCAACGCCGAACGACTGCTGGCCGACGAACACCCCGACGACACCGATGTCAAGGACTCCGGTGCCGTCCGTGCGCGGGTGCGCTACCGGCCGCTGGGCGTGGTGCTCGCCGTCATGCCCTGGAACTTCCCGCTCTGGCAGGTCATGCGCTTCGCCGCTCCCGCGCTCATGGCCGGAAACACCGGCCTGCTCAAGCACGCGTCGAACGTGCCGCAGACCGCCCTCTACATCGAGGACCTGTTCACCAGGGCGGGCTTCCCCGAAGGCTGCTTCCAGACACTGCTCATCGGCTCGGGCGCCGTCGAGGCGGTCCTGCGCGACCCGAGGGTCGCCGCCGCCACCCTCACCGGCAGCGAACCGGCCGGCCGGGCCGTCGCCTCCGTCGCCGGCGACGAGGTGAAGAAGACCGTACTGGAACTGGGCGGCAGCGACCCCTTCGTCGTCCTGCCGTCCGCGGACGTCGAGAAGGCCGCCGACACGGCGGTGACCGCCCGCGTTCAGAACAACGGGCAGTCCTGCATCGCCGCCAAACGATTCATCGTCCACGCGGACGTCTACGACGCCTTCGCCGAGCGCTTCACCGCGGGGATGCGCGCCCTGACCGTCGGGGACCCGCTGGAGGAGTCCACCGACGTGGGGCCGCTCTCCAGCGAGCAGGGCCGTACGGATCTGGAGGAACTCGTCCACGACGCCCTCGGCAAGGGTGCGACCGCACTGTGCGGGGGCCGGCGCCCCGACGGCCTCGACCGTGGCTGGTTCTACGAGCCCACGGTCCTCACCGGGATCACCCCGGCCATGCGCATCCACCGCGAGGAGACCTTCGGACCGGTGGCGACGCTCTACCGGGTCGCGGACCTCGACGAGGCCGTGGAACTCTCCAACGACACCCCGTTCGGGCTCAGTTCCAACGTCTGGACGCGGGACGAGGGGGAGATGGAGCGCTGTGTGCGCGACGTGGAGGCCGGCGGGGTCTTCTTCAACGGCATGACCGCCTCCCACCCGGCGCTGCCGTTCGGCGGGGTGAAGCGCTCCGGGTACGGCCGGGAGCTGGCCGGTCACGGCATCCGCGAGTTCTGCAACGCCACCACCGTCTGGTACGGGCCCGGTTCGGACGCCCGCTAG
- a CDS encoding phosphoketolase family protein: protein MTDARTPSGASAPSDTEIAALDAHWRAANYLAVGQIYLMANPLLEEPLAPEHIKPRLLGHWGTSPGLNLVHTHLNRIVRTRDRRAMCVWGPGHGGPAVLANSWLEGSYSETYPDVSRDRPGMGALFKQFSFPGGVPSHVAPETPGSIHEGGELGYALTHAYGAAFDHPELLVACVVGDGEAETGPLAASWHSNKFLDPVHDGAVLPVLHLNGYKIANPTVLARLPEEELDALLRGYGHDPVYVEGDEPAVVHRALAAAMDLAVDRIDAYQRAARDEGVSVRPRWPMIVLRTPKGWTGPEEVDGLPVENTWRAHQVPLPGVRDNPDHLRQLEEWMRSYRPEELFDSEGRPTAQVLECVPEGAARLGSTPYANGGLLLRDLPLPPLEKHAVRVDRPGTVLHEPTRILGGLLEDVMAATADRRNFRVVGPDETESNRLGALYGATGKAWQAEVLPTDEHLARDGRVMEVLSEHLCQGWLEGYLLTGRHGLFSSYEAFAHIVDSMVNQHIKWLRTSRRLHWRAPVASLNYLLTSHVWRQDHNGFSHQDPGFVDHILNKSPEVVRVYLPPDANTLLSTADHVLRSRDYVNVIVAGKQPGFDWLTLDEARAHCARGAGVWEWAGTEDGSREPDVVLACAGDVPTLETMAAAGLLRRHLPELAVRVVNVVDMTRLLPHDEHPHGMPDAEYDAVFTRDKPVIFAYHGYPWLVHRLAYRREGHAHLHVRGYKEEGTTTTPFDMVVRNDLDRYRLVMDVLDRVPGLGVRAVAVRQAMADARTRHHDWIREHGTDMPEVADWTWEG, encoded by the coding sequence ATGACCGACGCCCGAACGCCGTCCGGGGCGTCCGCCCCGTCCGACACCGAGATCGCGGCACTCGACGCGCACTGGCGTGCCGCCAACTACCTGGCGGTCGGCCAGATCTATCTGATGGCCAACCCCCTCCTGGAGGAGCCGCTGGCCCCGGAGCACATCAAGCCGCGGCTGCTCGGCCACTGGGGCACCTCACCCGGACTGAACCTGGTCCACACCCATCTCAACCGGATCGTCCGGACACGTGACCGCCGGGCGATGTGCGTCTGGGGGCCCGGCCACGGCGGCCCCGCCGTCCTCGCCAACTCCTGGCTGGAGGGCAGCTACTCCGAGACGTACCCCGATGTCAGCCGCGACCGGCCCGGGATGGGAGCGCTGTTCAAGCAGTTCTCCTTCCCCGGTGGCGTTCCCAGCCACGTCGCCCCCGAGACCCCGGGGTCCATCCACGAGGGCGGCGAACTGGGGTACGCGCTGACCCACGCCTACGGCGCCGCCTTCGACCACCCCGAGCTGCTGGTGGCCTGCGTGGTCGGGGACGGAGAGGCGGAGACCGGGCCGTTGGCCGCGTCCTGGCACTCCAACAAGTTCCTGGACCCCGTGCACGACGGCGCGGTCCTGCCCGTCCTGCATCTCAACGGGTACAAGATCGCGAACCCGACGGTGCTGGCCCGGCTGCCCGAGGAAGAGCTCGACGCGCTCCTGCGCGGGTACGGCCACGACCCCGTGTACGTCGAGGGGGACGAGCCGGCCGTGGTCCACCGCGCGCTGGCCGCCGCCATGGACCTCGCCGTGGACCGCATCGACGCCTACCAGCGCGCGGCCCGTGACGAGGGCGTGTCCGTCCGTCCCCGCTGGCCCATGATCGTGCTGCGCACCCCCAAGGGCTGGACCGGCCCCGAGGAGGTGGACGGGCTCCCCGTCGAGAACACCTGGCGGGCCCACCAGGTCCCGCTGCCCGGGGTCCGGGACAACCCGGACCACCTGCGTCAGCTCGAGGAGTGGATGCGCTCCTACCGGCCCGAGGAACTCTTCGACTCCGAGGGCAGGCCCACGGCCCAGGTCCTGGAGTGCGTTCCCGAGGGAGCCGCCCGGCTCGGCTCGACGCCGTACGCCAACGGCGGGCTGCTCCTGCGTGACCTTCCGCTGCCGCCGCTGGAGAAGCACGCGGTGCGGGTCGACAGGCCGGGGACCGTCCTGCACGAGCCCACCCGGATCCTGGGCGGGCTGCTCGAGGACGTCATGGCGGCGACCGCCGACCGCAGGAACTTCCGGGTGGTGGGACCCGACGAGACCGAGTCCAACCGCCTGGGCGCGCTCTACGGGGCCACCGGAAAGGCCTGGCAGGCGGAGGTCCTTCCGACCGACGAGCATCTGGCCCGCGACGGCCGGGTGATGGAAGTCCTGTCGGAACACCTGTGCCAGGGCTGGCTGGAGGGCTACCTCCTCACCGGACGGCACGGTCTGTTCTCCTCGTACGAAGCCTTCGCCCACATCGTCGACTCGATGGTCAACCAGCACATCAAGTGGCTCCGCACCTCGCGGCGGCTGCACTGGCGGGCGCCCGTCGCCTCGCTGAACTACCTGCTCACCTCGCACGTCTGGCGTCAGGACCACAACGGCTTCTCGCACCAGGACCCCGGCTTCGTCGACCACATCCTCAACAAGAGTCCCGAGGTCGTCCGGGTCTATCTGCCGCCGGACGCCAACACGCTGCTGTCCACCGCCGACCATGTGCTGCGCAGCCGTGACTACGTCAACGTGATCGTCGCCGGCAAGCAGCCGGGCTTCGACTGGCTCACCCTCGACGAGGCCCGCGCGCACTGCGCCCGAGGGGCCGGGGTCTGGGAATGGGCGGGGACCGAGGACGGCAGCCGCGAACCCGACGTGGTGCTGGCCTGTGCCGGCGACGTACCCACACTGGAGACGATGGCCGCGGCCGGACTGCTGCGCCGTCATCTTCCGGAGCTCGCCGTGCGCGTGGTCAACGTCGTCGACATGACCAGGCTGCTGCCGCACGACGAGCACCCGCACGGCATGCCGGACGCGGAGTACGACGCCGTCTTCACCCGGGACAAGCCTGTGATCTTCGCCTACCACGGCTACCCCTGGCTGGTGCACCGTCTCGCGTACCGCCGCGAGGGACACGCCCATCTCCACGTGCGCGGCTACAAGGAGGAGGGGACCACCACCACGCCGTTCGACATGGTGGTCCGCAACGACCTGGACCGCTACCGGCTGGTCATGGACGTGCTCGACCGGGTGCCCGGTCTGGGGGTCCGTGCCGTCGCCGTCCGGCAGGCCATGGCGGACGCCCGCACCCGGCACCACGACTGGATCCGGGAACACGGCACGGACATGCCCGAGGTCGCCGACTGGACCTGGGAGGGCTGA
- a CDS encoding endonuclease I family protein: MSSRRRFYARPLLATAASIVVLTGVASAAPAATQATPPATTLDDTYYQDALGKTGTALKSSLHTIISDQTKLSYSQVWDALKATDQDPANSSNVILLYTGRSQSKSENGGNTGDWNREHVWAKSHGDFGTATGPGTDIHHLRPEDVQVNSIRGNKDFDNGGSAVSGAPGNLTDGDSFEPRDAVKGDVARMILYMAVRYEGDDAFADLEPNDRVSNGSAPNIGRLSVLKQWSQEDPPDSFEKNRNEVIFDRFQHNRNPFIDHPEWVEAIW; the protein is encoded by the coding sequence ATGTCCAGTCGTCGCCGTTTCTACGCGCGTCCACTGCTCGCTACAGCCGCCTCGATCGTCGTACTCACCGGCGTCGCGTCCGCCGCACCCGCCGCCACCCAGGCGACTCCCCCGGCCACCACTCTCGACGACACGTACTACCAGGACGCCCTCGGCAAGACGGGCACCGCGCTCAAGAGCTCACTGCACACGATCATCAGCGACCAGACCAAGCTCTCCTACAGCCAGGTCTGGGACGCCCTCAAGGCCACGGACCAGGACCCGGCCAACTCCTCCAACGTGATCCTCCTGTACACCGGCCGCTCCCAGTCCAAGAGCGAGAACGGGGGCAACACCGGCGACTGGAACCGGGAGCACGTCTGGGCGAAGTCCCACGGCGACTTCGGCACCGCGACCGGCCCCGGCACCGACATCCACCACCTGCGCCCCGAGGACGTTCAGGTGAACTCCATCCGCGGCAACAAGGACTTCGACAACGGCGGCAGCGCCGTCTCGGGGGCGCCCGGCAACCTCACCGACGGTGACTCCTTCGAACCGCGCGACGCGGTCAAGGGGGACGTGGCCCGGATGATCCTCTACATGGCGGTGCGGTACGAGGGCGACGACGCCTTCGCCGACCTGGAGCCGAACGACCGCGTGAGCAACGGGTCGGCCCCGAACATCGGACGGCTCTCCGTGCTGAAGCAGTGGAGCCAGGAGGACCCTCCGGACAGCTTCGAGAAGAACCGCAACGAGGTCATATTCGACCGGTTCCAGCACAACCGGAACCCGTTCATCGATCACCCCGAGTGGGTCGAGGCCATCTGGTAG
- a CDS encoding methyltransferase, protein MNRLTTSQGEFDLARYPENPRDPLRAWDAADEYLLRRLGGEDGSEPVPASGTVAVVGDRWGALATALAAHRPVQITDSYLARQATLANLARNGADPGSVHVLSVRETPPERVDLLLVRVPKSLALLEDQLHRLAPAVHAGTVVIGTGMVKEIHTSTLKLFERIIGPTRTSLAVKKARLIFSTPDPALPRTPSPWPYRYALPGDVGVVSGRTVTNHAGIFCAERLDIGTRFFLKHLPQRTGPDRVVDLGCGNGVVGTAAALANPEASVVFTDESYQAVASAEATFRDNAGPDAEAEFLVGDGMAGLPPGSVDLVLSNPPFHSHQAVTDATARNMFHGARAALRQGGELWVVGNRHLGYHTQLRRIFGNCVTVAGDPKFVVLRAVKR, encoded by the coding sequence ATGAACCGTTTGACGACGTCACAGGGCGAATTCGATCTCGCCCGCTATCCCGAGAACCCGCGCGATCCCCTCCGTGCGTGGGACGCCGCCGACGAGTACCTGCTGCGGAGGCTGGGGGGAGAGGACGGGAGCGAGCCGGTCCCCGCGTCCGGCACCGTGGCCGTGGTCGGCGACCGGTGGGGCGCCCTCGCCACCGCGCTGGCCGCGCACCGCCCGGTCCAGATCACCGATTCGTACCTCGCCCGACAGGCCACGCTGGCCAACCTGGCGCGCAACGGCGCCGATCCCGGTTCCGTACACGTCCTGTCGGTGCGCGAAACCCCGCCGGAGCGCGTGGACCTGCTGCTCGTGCGGGTGCCCAAGAGCCTCGCACTCCTCGAGGACCAGCTCCACCGGCTCGCGCCCGCCGTGCACGCCGGGACCGTCGTCATCGGTACCGGCATGGTGAAGGAGATCCACACCTCCACCCTCAAGCTGTTCGAGCGGATCATCGGGCCCACCCGCACCTCCCTCGCGGTGAAGAAGGCGCGGCTCATCTTCTCCACCCCGGACCCCGCACTGCCCAGGACCCCCAGCCCCTGGCCGTACCGCTACGCACTGCCGGGCGACGTCGGAGTGGTCTCGGGCCGTACGGTCACCAACCACGCCGGGATCTTCTGCGCCGAACGCCTCGACATCGGCACCCGCTTCTTCCTGAAGCACCTGCCGCAGCGGACCGGGCCCGACCGGGTCGTCGACCTCGGCTGCGGGAACGGCGTGGTGGGTACGGCCGCCGCGCTGGCCAACCCCGAAGCGTCCGTCGTCTTCACCGACGAGTCGTACCAGGCCGTCGCCTCCGCCGAAGCGACCTTCCGCGACAACGCCGGTCCGGATGCCGAGGCGGAGTTCCTGGTCGGTGACGGGATGGCCGGCCTGCCCCCGGGCAGCGTGGACCTGGTCCTCAGCAACCCGCCGTTCCACTCGCACCAGGCGGTCACCGACGCCACGGCCCGGAACATGTTCCACGGAGCGCGTGCCGCGCTGCGTCAGGGCGGCGAGTTGTGGGTCGTCGGCAATCGGCACCTCGGCTACCACACGCAGCTCCGCCGGATCTTCGGCAACTGCGTGACCGTCGCCGGTGACCCGAAATTCGTCGTGCTGCGGGCCGTCAAGCGCTGA
- a CDS encoding DUF1269 domain-containing protein, translating to MSTLTVWKFRTADGAENVEAALKSLQKEGLVKILDAAVVSWPAERSKPRTRQLINLVGAGALSGTFWGMLFGLIFLMPLLGAAIGAAAGALGGKLADVGIDDDFIAEVKQKVTPGTSALFLLTLDEVPSRISESLPGDGAELLHSNLDTEREARLRQIFGDEAE from the coding sequence ATGTCCACACTCACCGTGTGGAAGTTCCGGACGGCGGACGGCGCGGAGAACGTGGAGGCCGCTCTGAAGTCCCTCCAGAAGGAAGGGCTCGTCAAGATCCTCGACGCCGCCGTCGTGAGCTGGCCCGCCGAGCGCTCCAAGCCGAGGACCCGACAGTTGATCAACCTCGTCGGCGCGGGTGCGCTGAGCGGCACCTTCTGGGGGATGCTCTTCGGCCTCATCTTCCTGATGCCTCTGCTCGGCGCGGCCATCGGCGCGGCGGCGGGGGCGCTCGGCGGGAAGCTCGCCGACGTCGGCATCGACGACGACTTCATCGCCGAGGTCAAGCAGAAGGTGACGCCCGGGACGTCGGCGCTGTTCCTGCTCACCCTGGACGAGGTGCCGAGCCGTATCAGCGAGTCGCTGCCCGGCGACGGAGCCGAACTGCTGCACAGCAACCTCGACACGGAGCGTGAGGCGAGGCTGCGCCAGATCTTCGGCGACGAGGCGGAATGA
- a CDS encoding baeRF3 domain-containing protein — MDTDALTPGLLQELRATRPYPALSLTMPTHRRAPDNAQDAVRLRNLVAEAGNRLDADPGVSHEARAAVKAQLDRAVAEVDQRRALESLVIFADADEYQIWQLPRTAPERVVLSDSYLTRNLVAAKAGARPFWVLSLSAEHASLFSGTGEGLRPERRDGFPLTAPHEEPNPQREERIGDTPSTYSSEDARNFLRSVDERLRAVLAADPRPLFLVGLAPALSLLDEVGESAKQAAGRVAKGTTADTTAPELIKELGPALEDWRAQTASRIRGRLDKAHSSRSFAGGLDEVWLAVREGRAGLVAVEEHFDETVRITDGHLEPVGPQTTPAEDGQVREDIVDELVEAALDKGCEVAFVADDSLAHHGRLAAVLRF, encoded by the coding sequence ATGGACACGGACGCGCTGACGCCCGGCCTGCTGCAGGAACTCCGGGCCACCAGGCCCTATCCGGCCCTGTCCCTGACCATGCCCACCCACCGCCGTGCCCCGGACAACGCCCAGGACGCCGTGCGGCTGCGCAACCTCGTGGCCGAGGCCGGCAACCGGCTGGACGCCGACCCCGGGGTGAGCCACGAGGCCAGGGCAGCCGTGAAGGCGCAGCTGGACCGCGCGGTGGCCGAGGTCGACCAGCGCCGCGCCCTGGAGTCCCTCGTCATCTTCGCCGACGCCGACGAGTACCAGATCTGGCAACTTCCGCGCACCGCGCCCGAACGAGTGGTCCTGAGCGACAGCTACCTCACCCGCAACCTGGTCGCGGCCAAGGCGGGGGCGCGACCGTTCTGGGTGCTCAGCCTGTCCGCCGAGCACGCCTCCCTGTTCTCCGGTACGGGCGAGGGCCTGCGCCCCGAACGCAGGGACGGCTTCCCGCTCACGGCCCCGCACGAGGAGCCGAATCCGCAGCGCGAGGAGCGGATCGGGGACACTCCGAGCACCTACAGCAGCGAGGACGCCCGCAACTTCCTGCGCTCGGTCGACGAGCGGCTGCGCGCGGTCCTGGCGGCCGACCCGCGCCCGCTCTTCCTGGTGGGCCTCGCGCCGGCGCTCTCCCTGCTCGACGAGGTCGGTGAGAGCGCGAAGCAGGCTGCGGGCCGGGTCGCGAAGGGGACGACGGCGGACACGACGGCACCCGAGCTGATCAAGGAGCTGGGCCCGGCCCTGGAGGACTGGCGCGCACAGACCGCCTCACGGATCCGGGGCAGGCTCGACAAGGCCCACAGCAGCCGCTCGTTCGCCGGCGGGCTCGACGAGGTGTGGCTGGCCGTGCGGGAAGGCCGGGCGGGCCTGGTCGCGGTCGAGGAACACTTCGACGAGACGGTGAGGATCACCGACGGACACCTGGAGCCGGTCGGCCCGCAGACCACTCCGGCCGAGGACGGACAGGTCCGTGAGGACATCGTCGACGAGCTCGTCGAAGCGGCACTGGACAAGGGCTGCGAGGTCGCCTTCGTCGCGGACGACTCCCTCGCGCACCACGGCAGGCTCGCGGCGGTCCTGCGTTTCTGA
- the glsA gene encoding glutaminase A, whose amino-acid sequence MSASEAVTDALRELHARFAGVREGRQADYIPELTRSDPDDFGLALVSMDGHSYSAGAADTPFTLQSVSKPFVYALALASLGLDEVSRWVGAEPSGEAFNAISLEPGTGRPANAMVNAGAIVTTALVPDSREQPAFGRILTCLSRFAGRKLDVDEDVHGSEAATGDRNRALAYLIRSTGTLPVDPVAAVDTYFRQCAVRATAVDLAVMAATLAYGGVNPVTGERVVSPEVAAQVLAVMATCGMYDSSGDWLLRVGLPAKSGVSGGLLAAGPARFGLAAYSPLLDASGTSVRGHAALGALSERLGLHLMKNPALPGSTVTLVTTADVLPSAPSGRLARALHERVGVVAAQGALDFTAAERVLYALDESGSEDADPVILDLREVTGADSDALALLHAGLSRLAREGRRAAVVDPGDRLGPPDLVRERTGQDLPRFGSREEAAEQCARAVAGPG is encoded by the coding sequence GTGAGCGCCTCGGAAGCCGTGACGGACGCGCTGCGCGAGCTCCACGCGCGCTTCGCCGGTGTGCGGGAGGGTCGACAGGCCGACTACATCCCGGAGTTGACCAGGTCGGACCCCGACGACTTCGGGCTCGCCCTGGTGAGTATGGACGGGCACTCCTACAGCGCCGGCGCGGCGGACACCCCCTTCACCCTGCAGTCGGTGTCCAAGCCCTTCGTCTACGCCCTCGCGCTGGCCTCGCTCGGCCTCGACGAGGTGAGCCGCTGGGTGGGCGCCGAACCGAGCGGCGAGGCGTTCAACGCCATCAGCCTGGAGCCCGGCACCGGGCGGCCGGCCAATGCGATGGTCAACGCCGGCGCCATCGTGACCACCGCTCTGGTCCCCGACAGCCGTGAGCAACCCGCGTTCGGCCGCATCCTGACCTGTCTGAGCCGGTTCGCCGGGCGGAAGCTGGACGTCGACGAGGACGTCCACGGCTCCGAGGCGGCGACCGGGGACCGCAACCGGGCGCTCGCCTATCTGATCCGCAGTACGGGAACCCTGCCCGTCGACCCGGTGGCGGCCGTGGACACCTACTTCCGGCAGTGCGCGGTACGGGCCACGGCCGTCGACCTCGCCGTGATGGCCGCGACCCTGGCCTACGGCGGTGTCAATCCGGTCACCGGGGAGCGGGTCGTCTCCCCCGAGGTCGCCGCCCAGGTCCTCGCCGTCATGGCGACCTGCGGAATGTACGACTCCTCCGGCGACTGGCTGCTCAGGGTCGGTCTGCCCGCCAAGAGCGGCGTCTCCGGCGGTCTGCTCGCCGCCGGGCCGGCCCGTTTCGGCCTGGCCGCCTACAGCCCGCTCCTGGACGCGTCGGGCACCTCGGTACGCGGCCACGCGGCGCTCGGCGCGCTCTCGGAACGTCTCGGGCTCCACCTCATGAAGAACCCGGCACTTCCCGGCTCCACCGTCACGCTGGTCACCACCGCCGACGTGCTCCCCTCCGCCCCGTCCGGCCGGCTCGCCCGCGCGCTCCACGAACGCGTGGGTGTCGTCGCCGCCCAGGGCGCCCTCGACTTCACCGCGGCCGAGCGTGTGCTGTACGCGCTCGACGAGTCGGGTTCGGAGGACGCCGACCCCGTGATCCTCGACCTGAGGGAGGTGACCGGCGCCGACTCCGACGCCCTCGCGCTGCTGCACGCCGGCCTCTCCCGGCTCGCGCGGGAGGGCCGGCGTGCGGCCGTCGTCGATCCGGGCGACCGGCTGGGTCCCCCGGACCTGGTCCGTGAGCGGACCGGCCAGGACCTGCCGCGCTTCGGCTCCCGCGAGGAGGCCGCCGAGCAGTGCGCGCGGGCCGTGGCCGGGCCCGGCTGA